The following proteins are encoded in a genomic region of Syntrophorhabdaceae bacterium:
- a CDS encoding DNA translocase FtsK 4TM domain-containing protein — protein MNLSAELKKEMLGVALIGVFLFLFVSLLSYHPLDPSFHTVTDGSARNLCGKAGSYLSDLFMQLFGFMSYLLVSYSLLFGIFYVRKKDPPSIIVFSSGLVLFFLSVGTLLQVFVGKVYLRGVQIEFSGLMGSLLEKALMNFLGNFGTILVAVVLLFISAFLIIQAPILGVIEERIARRKKAERRSEIKVTHGRKEEDEAPKTQEKKAAVQDTFEFFKEIGPYKLPDPSLLDNVEKKEMKVDKESIQANASILEKKLKDYGIDGRVTEVKPGPVITMYEFEPAPGVKVSKIANLSDDLAMALSAVSIRIIAPIPGKAVVGIEIPNRERETVYIREIIESRVFTSSPSHLTLVLGKTISGESYVADLAKMPHLLVAGATGSGKSVSLNSMILSVLFKATPAHVRFLMIDLKMLELSFYEGIPHLLLPVVTNAKNAKTALRWMTDEMERRYNMMAQKGVRNIEKYNHKVVREEGETLPYIVVVIDELADLMMVSPKEVEEYIARLAQMARASGIHLILATQRPSVDVLTGIIKANFPARVACKVFSKVDSRTILDTNGAESLLGYGDMLFLSPGIGRLQRLHGSYVSEGEIKRIVEFLKQQGAPTYHHEILEEKEEEENGEAIDDEKYEEAVEFVSSRGEASISMVQRRFRIGYNRAARIIERMEQEGIVGPSDGVKPREVLKK, from the coding sequence ATGAATCTATCGGCGGAACTGAAGAAAGAGATGCTCGGGGTAGCCCTCATAGGGGTTTTCCTCTTCCTTTTCGTCAGTCTCCTGTCCTATCACCCTCTCGACCCCTCATTTCATACGGTCACCGACGGATCGGCCCGCAATCTCTGCGGCAAGGCAGGGTCCTACCTTTCTGACCTCTTCATGCAGCTTTTTGGATTCATGAGCTATCTCCTTGTCTCCTATTCCCTCCTCTTTGGCATCTTCTATGTCCGGAAAAAGGATCCCCCCAGCATCATCGTCTTCTCGTCGGGGCTTGTTCTTTTCTTCCTTTCCGTGGGGACGCTCCTGCAGGTGTTTGTGGGAAAGGTCTACCTGCGAGGGGTCCAGATCGAGTTCTCGGGACTAATGGGGTCCCTTCTCGAAAAGGCCCTCATGAACTTCCTCGGCAATTTCGGCACCATTCTCGTCGCCGTCGTTCTTCTTTTCATTTCCGCCTTTCTCATCATCCAGGCGCCCATCCTGGGGGTGATCGAGGAGCGTATAGCGAGGCGAAAGAAGGCTGAGCGTCGCAGCGAGATCAAGGTGACTCACGGGAGGAAGGAAGAGGACGAGGCCCCGAAGACCCAGGAGAAGAAGGCGGCGGTACAGGATACCTTCGAGTTCTTCAAGGAGATCGGGCCTTACAAACTCCCCGACCCGTCCCTTCTCGATAACGTCGAAAAGAAGGAGATGAAGGTCGATAAGGAATCCATCCAGGCGAACGCCTCCATCCTGGAGAAGAAGCTCAAGGATTACGGGATTGATGGCAGGGTGACGGAGGTGAAACCCGGGCCCGTCATCACCATGTACGAATTTGAGCCGGCTCCGGGTGTCAAGGTGAGCAAGATCGCCAATCTTTCCGATGACCTGGCTATGGCCCTCAGCGCCGTTTCCATCAGGATCATCGCCCCCATCCCCGGCAAGGCGGTGGTGGGCATAGAGATCCCAAACAGGGAGCGGGAGACGGTGTACATACGGGAGATCATTGAATCGCGGGTCTTCACGTCTTCACCCTCACATCTTACCCTCGTGCTGGGAAAGACCATAAGCGGAGAATCATACGTGGCGGATCTTGCGAAGATGCCTCACCTCCTGGTGGCGGGGGCGACGGGTTCCGGCAAGAGCGTGTCCCTGAACAGCATGATCCTCAGCGTTCTCTTCAAGGCGACCCCCGCCCATGTGCGTTTTCTCATGATCGACCTCAAGATGCTGGAATTGTCCTTCTATGAAGGAATTCCCCATCTTCTCCTGCCCGTCGTCACCAACGCGAAGAATGCGAAGACGGCGCTGCGCTGGATGACGGACGAGATGGAGAGGCGCTACAACATGATGGCGCAAAAGGGCGTTCGCAACATAGAGAAATACAACCACAAGGTTGTGCGCGAGGAGGGCGAGACCCTGCCCTATATCGTTGTGGTGATAGACGAGCTCGCCGACCTCATGATGGTCTCCCCGAAAGAGGTGGAGGAATACATCGCCCGTCTCGCCCAGATGGCCAGGGCATCGGGCATCCACCTCATCCTTGCCACGCAAAGGCCCTCCGTCGATGTCCTGACGGGGATCATCAAGGCCAACTTCCCTGCCCGGGTGGCATGCAAGGTTTTCTCCAAGGTGGATTCACGGACCATACTTGACACGAACGGCGCCGAGAGCCTCCTGGGATATGGGGATATGCTCTTCCTGAGTCCCGGGATCGGCAGGCTTCAGCGACTCCACGGCTCCTACGTTTCCGAGGGCGAGATCAAACGTATCGTGGAATTCTTGAAGCAGCAGGGTGCGCCCACGTATCATCATGAGATCCTCGAAGAGAAGGAAGAGGAAGAGAACGGCGAGGCCATAGATGACGAGAAGTATGAGGAGGCCGTCGAATTTGTGTCATCGAGGGGAGAGGCTTCCATAAGCATGGTGCAGAGGCGATTCAGAATAGGGTACAATCGTGCGGCCCGTATCATAGAACGTATGGAGCAGGAAGGCATCGTCGGTCCTTCCGATGGTGTCAAGCCAAGAGAGGTCCTGAAAAAATGA
- a CDS encoding outer membrane lipoprotein carrier protein LolA: MRERVVSDTRGLSSRAVCGVLAAAFLLLPLCVAAQGPAAPQGDAKPGLQGETKSPFESIKKTYAAINSLEASFHQKIFVSGIKKIREFDGNFFFKRHKGFLWKYTKPKDKMFLYDGSHMWQDEEGKSFVLKSRVSREKTGGTFFDLVEDIARIDNLFKVKQHSITTGMQYFELIPQKDSSVTIAKLWIDKNSLLRKIEILEFTGNINTIEFSDIKVNTPVSDARFIYKSNGVKDVVER, encoded by the coding sequence ATGAGAGAAAGAGTTGTTTCCGACACAAGAGGACTTTCATCACGGGCGGTTTGCGGTGTCCTCGCGGCGGCGTTCCTGCTGCTGCCCCTGTGCGTTGCCGCCCAGGGCCCAGCGGCGCCCCAGGGTGACGCAAAACCCGGTTTGCAGGGCGAGACGAAATCCCCCTTTGAGTCCATAAAGAAGACATATGCCGCCATCAATTCGCTGGAGGCTTCCTTTCACCAGAAGATCTTTGTCTCCGGTATAAAGAAGATACGCGAGTTTGACGGAAATTTCTTTTTCAAGCGGCACAAGGGTTTCCTCTGGAAATACACCAAGCCCAAGGACAAGATGTTCCTCTATGACGGGAGCCATATGTGGCAGGACGAGGAAGGCAAATCCTTCGTGCTCAAGAGCAGGGTCAGCCGGGAGAAAACGGGGGGCACTTTTTTCGACCTCGTGGAGGACATTGCCCGGATAGACAACCTCTTCAAGGTAAAGCAGCACAGCATAACGACGGGCATGCAGTATTTCGAACTCATCCCGCAAAAGGATTCCTCCGTTACCATAGCCAAGCTGTGGATCGACAAGAACAGTCTCTTGAGGAAGATAGAGATCCTTGAATTTACGGGCAACATCAACACCATAGAGTTCTCGGACATCAAGGTCAACACCCCCGTCAGCGACGCCAGGTTCATCTACAAGTCCAACGGGGTAAAGGATGTGGTGGAGAGATAG